The following is a genomic window from Geoalkalibacter halelectricus.
GACCTTGAGGCCGGAGGGCTTGGCGGGCTCGGGTTTGGGGGCGGGCGGCTCCGGCGACGGCGCGGGCTCCGCGCCGAGACTGGGCAAGCTGCCGGCGGCGATCATCTGTTCCACGGCGGCGGCGATGCCCAGGCACTGCTTCATGCACACGCGATGCGCCGGGCAGGTGGTGCAATCGGCCGCGCCACCCGCCATTTTCAGCGCATTGACCACCAACTCCACACTTTCAACCTGGTTGAGAGGAATGAAAAACATAGGATTTGTCCTTTGTCATTGGTCATTTGTCCTTGGTTTGCCGATACCCGGCCATTTGCCCTTTGCCTTGGCTTTTCAACAAAGGACAAATGACCAGTGACCAAGGACAGAATTTATAATTTTCTTCCCGCCACGCGGGCGAATTCCGCGAGCTTTTTCATCATTTCCGCGAACTGGCCGGGGCGCAGGGATTGGGGGCCGTCGCTGGCCGCGGTTTCGGGATGGGGATGGACCTCGACGATCAGCCCGTCGGCGCCCGCCGCCACGGCCGCGTAGCACATGGACGGTACCAGGCTGGCGTGGCCGGTGGCGTGGGAGGGGTCGATGAGCACCGGCAGGTGGGTCTGCTCCTTGAGCACCGGCACCGCCGAAATATCGAGAGTGTTGCGCGTGGCGGTCTCGAAGGTACGGATGCCGCGCTCGCACAGAATCACGCGCTGATTGCCCTCGGAGAGGATGTACTCGGCGCTCATGAGGAATTCCTGGATGGTGGTGGCCATGCCGCGCTTAAGCAGCACCGGCTTGCCCAGTTGGCCGAGCATCTTGAGCAGGGCGAAATTCTGCACGTTGCGCGCCCCGACCTGCATGATGTCGGCGTAGCGCGCCACCAGTTCGACATCGCGCGGATTGACTACCTCGGTGACGATGGGCAGGCCGGTTTCGGCACGCGCCTGGGCGAGCAGCTTGAGCCCTTCCTCCTCCATGCCCTGGAAGGAATAGGGGCTGGTGCGCGGCTTGAAGGCGCCGCCGCGCAGCACCTGGGCGCCGGCGGCCTTGACCGCGCGCGCCGTTTCCAGAATCTGCTCCTCGCTCTCCACCGAGCAGGGTCCGGCCATCACCACCAGTTGCGCGCCGCCGATGACCAGGCCGGGGGCGATCTCGACGGTGCTCGGCTCGGGCCGCACCTCGCGGCTGGCGAGCTTGTAGGGCTTGAGAATCGGCACCACGCTCTCCACGCCCGGCAGCGACTCCAGAGCCTGGAGCACCGCCTTGCCGCGCTCATCGCCGACGGCGCCGACCACGTCGCGCGTCTCGCCGTGGATGACGTGGGGCTTGTAGCCCAGTTCGCGGATGCGTTTTTTAACCTCGGCCAGGGCCTCGCGCCCCGCCCCCTGCTTCATGACGATAATCATTGGCTGATCCTCTCCGGCGAATGCCTGGAAATAGGACAGGCCGCCCGAAGTCTCCCGGCGGCCTGTCCTCTGATCTGCGATCCAGAAAAGAAAAACCATGGGCGACTTCGTTCACGTCTGCCCATGGTTGATTGGTCGGTTGAAGCTTCGGCCTGGTGCCTAGGCCGATGGACCCTTCCCTTGGGCAGACGGCCTAAAAAAGCCGTACCAAAAGGAAAAGCCGAAAAAGTTGCCAAACACAGCGTGCACCGGGAAACCTCGCAGGAATAATGACGTTCAAATACTAATCCCATTCCCGCCGCCGTGGCAAGAGGGAAAATTGCGCCGCCGGATATGGGTGCGCCGGATTCACAAGGAATTGACGAAATAATCCACCCAGCGATGGACGTTGTTGCGCTGAATGGAGGCGCGCAGCATGCGCATGCGCCGCTGCCGCTCGCCCTGCTCCATGGTGTAGGCGCGCCGGATGGCCTCGGCGGTTCCGTCGAGGTCGTAGGGATTGACCAGCAGCGCCCCCTTGC
Proteins encoded in this region:
- the aroF gene encoding 3-deoxy-7-phosphoheptulonate synthase → MIIVMKQGAGREALAEVKKRIRELGYKPHVIHGETRDVVGAVGDERGKAVLQALESLPGVESVVPILKPYKLASREVRPEPSTVEIAPGLVIGGAQLVVMAGPCSVESEEQILETARAVKAAGAQVLRGGAFKPRTSPYSFQGMEEEGLKLLAQARAETGLPIVTEVVNPRDVELVARYADIMQVGARNVQNFALLKMLGQLGKPVLLKRGMATTIQEFLMSAEYILSEGNQRVILCERGIRTFETATRNTLDISAVPVLKEQTHLPVLIDPSHATGHASLVPSMCYAAVAAGADGLIVEVHPHPETAASDGPQSLRPGQFAEMMKKLAEFARVAGRKL